In one Winogradskyella sp. MH6 genomic region, the following are encoded:
- a CDS encoding YceI family protein → MKNKNSQIAMLFILAFSFMSFTVLKDKKVDVSSSKVTWKGYKVGGEHEGTIKLKEGSLSFNDDTLEGGSFTIDMTSINTTDLTGDYKDKLDGHLKSDDFFGVDEYPTATLKITSVSGKNGKYNVKGDITIKGITESISFPMTVTENSATASLKIDRTKHKITYKSPSLLETLKDKAIYDEFDINVELKF, encoded by the coding sequence ATGAAAAACAAAAATTCACAAATCGCTATGCTATTTATCTTAGCATTCTCTTTTATGTCATTTACAGTGCTAAAAGACAAAAAAGTAGATGTATCATCAAGTAAAGTAACATGGAAAGGCTACAAAGTTGGTGGTGAGCACGAAGGAACAATTAAACTAAAAGAAGGTTCTTTATCTTTTAATGATGATACTTTAGAAGGTGGTTCTTTTACTATTGATATGACTTCTATAAATACCACAGATTTAACAGGAGATTATAAAGACAAATTAGATGGTCATTTAAAATCTGATGATTTCTTTGGTGTAGATGAATATCCAACAGCGACTTTAAAAATCACTTCAGTAAGCGGTAAAAATGGTAAATACAATGTTAAAGGAGACATTACCATAAAAGGTATAACAGAATCAATTTCTTTTCCTATGACAGTTACTGAAAATTCTGCAACTGCTAGTTTAAAAATAGACAGAACAAAGCACAAAATCACATATAAATCACCTTCGTTATTAGAAACTTTAAAAGATAAAGCTATCTA
- a CDS encoding MarR family winged helix-turn-helix transcriptional regulator, with protein sequence MKDITEILKTKTSLPLAKKTVLNVSFASNHFKDGILSVLKPHDISIEQFNVLRILRGKNGEPSNLKDIQDRMISKMSNTTRLVDKLILKNLVERFTCEKNRRKVDIYITDGGLKLLELVDPIIEEKENELTNNLSKKELKTLNLLLTKMRG encoded by the coding sequence ATGAAAGATATAACTGAAATATTAAAAACAAAGACCAGCTTACCATTAGCCAAGAAGACCGTTTTAAATGTGTCTTTTGCAAGTAATCATTTTAAGGATGGCATCCTGTCTGTTTTAAAACCTCATGATATATCTATAGAACAATTCAACGTTTTAAGAATTTTGCGAGGAAAGAACGGTGAACCTTCTAACTTAAAAGATATTCAAGACAGAATGATTAGTAAAATGAGTAATACCACTCGCCTAGTTGACAAACTCATCCTTAAGAATTTGGTTGAGCGTTTCACATGTGAGAAAAACAGAAGAAAAGTTGATATCTACATAACCGACGGAGGTCTTAAATTACTTGAACTAGTTGATCCAATTATTGAAGAAAAAGAAAACGAATTAACCAACAATTTAAGTAAGAAAGAGTTAAAAACATTGAACCTTTTGCTCACAAAAATGAGAGGTTAA
- a CDS encoding TlpA family protein disulfide reductase, with translation MKRILFLCLLVICSCKDNTEETKEINASELTLNKEKEAKSVLDFDLKIYDYDGLEPLINMQDDKVHVVNFWATWCAPCVKELPYFEEINEKYKNNNVEVLLVSLDFPKNYDTKLKPFIKKHNLQSEVVAFDDVDQNRWIPAINKDWSGALPATIIYNKEKRQFYERSFTKEELEAELKQFLK, from the coding sequence ATGAAGCGAATACTATTTTTATGTTTATTGGTTATCTGTTCTTGTAAGGACAATACTGAAGAAACTAAAGAAATAAATGCATCTGAGTTAACTCTAAATAAAGAGAAAGAAGCTAAGAGTGTATTAGATTTTGATTTAAAGATATATGACTATGATGGTTTGGAGCCATTAATCAATATGCAAGATGATAAAGTTCACGTGGTTAACTTTTGGGCAACATGGTGTGCTCCTTGTGTAAAAGAGTTACCGTATTTTGAGGAAATTAATGAAAAGTATAAAAACAATAACGTTGAGGTTTTGTTGGTGAGTTTAGATTTCCCAAAAAATTATGATACTAAGTTAAAGCCATTTATTAAAAAGCATAATTTACAATCGGAAGTAGTAGCCTTTGATGATGTAGACCAAAACCGATGGATACCTGCTATTAACAAAGATTGGTCTGGTGCATTACCAGCAACAATCATTTATAATAAAGAAAAACGACAATTCTACGAAAGGTCGTTTACTAAAGAAGAATTAGAAGCCGAATTAAAACAATTTTTAAAATAA
- a CDS encoding NAD(P)H-dependent oxidoreductase has translation MNKIIENLKWRYATKKFDSSKTISTEDFETLKKAMQLTASSYGLQPYKILNIVDKETRTKLRAASWNQSQIEDASHMIVLANMTDFGDELVDNYFENVIDTRNLNKEDVADYANTIKSTIGQLSQEQKAVWTAKQAYIVVGNLLSAAAQLRIDACPMEGFQSEEYNKILDLNSKNLNAAVVVTLGYRSEEDGTQHYKKVRKSENQLFTNI, from the coding sequence ATGAATAAGATTATAGAAAACTTAAAATGGCGCTATGCCACAAAGAAATTCGATAGTTCTAAAACAATATCTACTGAAGATTTTGAAACGCTCAAAAAAGCTATGCAATTAACAGCATCTTCTTACGGATTACAACCTTACAAAATCTTAAATATAGTAGACAAAGAAACGCGTACAAAGTTACGTGCTGCATCGTGGAATCAATCACAAATAGAAGATGCATCACACATGATAGTACTTGCTAATATGACCGATTTCGGAGATGAATTAGTTGACAACTATTTTGAAAACGTTATTGATACCAGAAATCTGAATAAAGAAGATGTAGCAGATTATGCAAATACCATAAAATCTACAATTGGCCAACTTAGCCAAGAACAAAAAGCTGTATGGACAGCAAAACAAGCTTATATAGTAGTGGGTAACTTATTATCTGCCGCCGCACAATTAAGAATAGATGCCTGTCCTATGGAAGGCTTTCAAAGCGAAGAATACAACAAAATTCTTGATCTAAATTCTAAAAATCTTAATGCTGCAGTAGTTGTTACTCTTGGCTATAGATCTGAAGAAGATGGTACTCAACACTATAAAAAAGTAAGAAAATCAGAAAATCAATTATTTACAAACATTTAA